From the Blattabacterium cuenoti genome, one window contains:
- a CDS encoding TerC family protein translates to MIYFLEKNIKEIIENPILSLFIIGNLFLIESILSIDNAIMLSSIIVSLKDKHRKIAIKYGIIGAYFFRVICFLFMSILIKMYWLKLLGGIYLIFIGISHFLKKKKNYKE, encoded by the coding sequence ATGATTTATTTTTTAGAAAAAAATATAAAAGAAATTATTGAAAATCCTATTTTATCTTTATTTATTATAGGAAATTTATTTTTAATTGAAAGTATTTTATCTATAGATAATGCAATTATGTTGTCATCTATAATTGTAAGTTTAAAAGATAAACATAGAAAAATTGCTATAAAATATGGAATTATTGGAGCTTATTTTTTCAGAGTAATATGTTTTTTATTTATGTCTATATTAATTAAAATGTATTGGTTGAAATTATTGGGTGGTATATATTTAATATTTATTGGAATTAGTCATTTTTTAAAAAAAAAAAAAAATTATAAGGAGTAA
- a CDS encoding dihydrolipoamide acetyltransferase family protein, with protein MAEIISMPQLSDTMEEGTVIKWNKKVGDTVSEGDILAEIETDKAIQDFEVDVSGILLFIGVKEGERTRVNDILAIVGKKGEDINNIILKSSSEKTEKKDTDTQKIEKNNNKEEKNEYCDDKKNEKRKFISPLAKKMAKSSGISLKNIKIGSGEYGRIIKKDIELQKNKQFYENRITHTSMRKKIAAHLTFSKFSAPHYYLFSEILVDNLVDIRKNINNKISLEEKISFNDFIIKAAAQSLKKNTNMNISWNEEEILIHKSINIGFAVAIKDGLIVPVIKNADQKSILQISKEVKNKILHSKSRIIKKEELENSTFTISNLGMYGIDCFTSIINIPNSSILSIGSITKRPIIKNSKIEIGYTMKITLSCDHRIIDGATGSNYIHTLKGFLEDPITILI; from the coding sequence ATGGCAGAAATAATATCTATGCCCCAATTAAGTGATACAATGGAAGAGGGGACAGTAATTAAATGGAATAAAAAAGTAGGAGATACAGTATCGGAAGGTGATATATTAGCTGAAATAGAAACAGACAAAGCAATTCAAGATTTTGAAGTTGATGTTAGCGGAATTTTGTTATTTATTGGAGTTAAAGAAGGTGAACGAACTCGTGTAAATGATATATTAGCAATTGTTGGAAAAAAAGGAGAAGACATAAATAATATAATTTTAAAATCATCATCGGAAAAAACAGAAAAAAAAGATACTGATACTCAAAAAATAGAAAAAAATAATAATAAAGAAGAAAAAAATGAATATTGTGATGATAAAAAAAATGAAAAAAGAAAATTTATTTCTCCTTTAGCAAAAAAAATGGCTAAAAGTAGTGGAATATCTTTGAAAAATATAAAAATAGGCAGTGGAGAATATGGAAGAATAATAAAAAAAGATATAGAACTTCAAAAAAATAAACAATTTTATGAAAATAGAATAACTCATACATCAATGAGAAAAAAAATAGCAGCTCATTTGACTTTTTCTAAATTTTCTGCACCACATTATTACTTATTTAGTGAAATTTTAGTAGATAATCTGGTAGATATAAGAAAAAATATAAATAATAAAATTTCTTTAGAAGAAAAAATATCTTTTAATGATTTTATTATAAAAGCGGCTGCTCAATCTTTAAAAAAAAATACAAATATGAATATTTCTTGGAATGAAGAAGAAATATTAATTCACAAATCAATTAATATAGGATTTGCTGTAGCAATAAAAGATGGGTTAATAGTTCCAGTTATTAAAAATGCAGATCAAAAATCTATTTTACAAATATCTAAAGAAGTAAAAAACAAAATTTTGCATTCAAAATCTAGAATAATTAAAAAAGAAGAACTGGAAAATAGTACTTTTACTATTTCAAACTTAGGAATGTATGGAATAGATTGTTTTACCTCTATTATAAATATACCAAATTCATCTATTTTATCTATTGGTTCAATAACAAAACGTCCTATTATAAAAAATTCTAAAATAGAGATAGGATATACTATGAAGATAACTTTATCTTGCGATCACAGAATTATAGATGGAGCAACAGGAAGTAACTATATTCATACTTTAAAAGGATTTTTAGAAGATCCTATTACAATATTAATTTGA
- a CDS encoding Sec-independent protein translocase subunit TatA/TatB, protein MKNFLFISIEESFLIILIAIIIFGPKKIPNIARGLGEGIRYLKEAKNQIQKEIYKDSPTINNNSNINKNKKKPYFSIKRNK, encoded by the coding sequence ATGAAAAATTTTCTATTTATTAGTATTGAAGAAAGCTTTTTGATAATTCTTATTGCTATTATTATTTTTGGACCAAAAAAAATTCCAAATATAGCTAGGGGATTAGGAGAAGGAATTAGATATTTAAAGGAAGCTAAAAATCAAATACAAAAAGAAATTTACAAGGATTCACCTACTATAAACAACAATAGTAACATAAATAAAAATAAAAAAAAACCATACTTTTCTATAAAAAGGAATAAATAA
- a CDS encoding TerC family protein: protein MDLAFSIDNIFASVALSDNYLLIFFGIFTGILSIKLIAKFFIQLVKKFPELNNSIFFVIIILGIKLIFSFFKVHTKNLSLDIIFHVFTFVLFIFPIFFSFIKKKVIRKSN from the coding sequence ATGGATTTGGCCTTCTCTATTGATAATATATTTGCTTCAGTTGCATTATCTGATAACTATTTATTAATATTTTTTGGAATATTTACGGGTATTTTATCTATTAAATTAATTGCTAAATTTTTTATACAATTAGTAAAAAAGTTTCCGGAATTAAATAATTCAATATTTTTTGTAATAATTATTCTTGGAATAAAACTTATTTTTTCTTTTTTTAAAGTACATACAAAAAATTTATCATTAGATATTATTTTTCATGTATTTACATTTGTGTTATTTATATTTCCAATTTTTTTTTCATTTATAAAAAAAAAAGTTATTAGAAAATCAAATTAA